CGCTGATCAGCAGCAGCTGGAAATTGCAGCCCTCGCCTTCGACCGCCACTTCGGCGTCCGGTAGCTGTGACTCGATCAGTTGCTTGACCTCGTTGGCCTGCATAGTAACTCTCCGGTATTCGGTGAAGGGCGGTACGTTAACCTGCGCTGCCCGACGCGGCAATCGACTCGATCCACTGATCGAGGCCGCACACCACGGCCATGCTTCGCAGCCCGGCAGGCATGCCACTAACGGTAAGCGAACCCTGGCGTGCCTCGACGACGCGCGCAGCAACCAGTATCAATGACAGGCCGACGCTGTTGACGCGGGTTACGCCGGAAAAATCCAGACGTACCGATGGTCCTGCCGCAGCGACACGTCGCTCAAGCTCCGGACGGACGGTGACTGCCGAACTGAAGTCGAGTTCGCCTTCGAGCCGCAAGCAGTCGGCCTGGTCGGCGAGCAGGCGAACGCTCATTCGGCAACCTTTTTCTCGACAGTCTCGCGCGACTGCGCGACGACGCCACCCCAGTTATCGATCACGGCATCCAGGTCGTTGCGGTTGGCCTGCATGGCCTGGGCGAACTGATCGCGGAACAGCAGACCGATGTTGATGCCTTCGACAATGACATTGCGCACCTTCCACTGTCCGTCCAGATTGACCATGGTGTAGGTGACCGGGTAAACGTTGCCGTTGTCCGCGCGAATCTCCATGTTCACACTGGCCCGATCCGGACCCTGCTGGTCGCGGTTGTTCGGTGGCAGCACCTTGATGTCGCCGCTATCGAACTCAAGCAGTGCGTTACCGTAGAACTGCACCATGCTGCGCTTGAACGTCTCGATGAAACGCTGCATTTGCTCTTCGCTCGCGCTGCGGCTGTACCGCACGGTCATGACGCTGCGGGCAATGCCGTCGAAATCCACGACCGGGTCGAGAACCTGATTGAGGCCCTGCAGGAAGGCTTCGGTATCCTTGCGATAGGTTTCCCGGTTGGCGTCCAGGACGTCCATCACTTTTCGGGATGTATCTTCAACCACCTGTTGAGGTGTCTGGGCAGCATGCGCCAGCCAGGGCAGTGACAGCATCAATACAGCGGCAAACCTGAATAAAGTGCGCATGCGGATCTCCGGGATCAGTCGTCTGTGCTGACAGTGTTGAGCAGGAAGCGCCCGATCAGCTCTTCCAGAACCAGTGCTGACTGCGTGTCGTGAATTTCGTCGCCGTCGGCCAGCAAATCGTCTTCGCCACCAACGGAGATACCGACATATTTCTCACCCAGCAACCCCGCCGTGACAATCGAGGCAGTGCTATCGGCCGGCAGCGTATCGACATCCGAGCTGATCGCCATCTCGACGAAGCCGGTGTAGCGGTTCTTGTCGAATTGGATGCTCGTAACCTGGCCAATGGTCACACCTGCCATGGTCACCTTCGCACGAGGCGTCAGGCCAGCGACGTTGTCGAAATGGGCATAGACACGGTAGGTGTCGCCGGACGTGGTCGAACTCAGGCCGCTGACTCGCAGGGCCAGGACAACCAGGGCAAGCACCCCGATCAGGATGAACAGACCAACGGTCAGCTCGAGAGTACGCGTACGCATGATGCAAAAGTCCTTCAGGTTCAGAACATCAGAGCGGTGAGAATGAAGTCCAGGCCGAGCACGGCCAGAGACGCATAGACGACAGTCCGGGTCGTCGCGCGGCTGATGCCCTCGGAAGTCGGCTCGCAATCGTAACCCTGGAATACGGCGATCCAGGTAATGACGAAAGCGAACACCAGCGCCTTGATGAGCCCGTTAAGGACGTCATCACCAAACTGGACGGCGTTCTGCATGTTGACCCAGTAGGAGCCGGAGTATACCCCCAACCAGTCCACGGCGACCATGGCGCCACCCCAGATCCCGACGACGCAGAAGATCAGCGAAAGCAGCGGCATGGAAATGAAGCCGGCCCACAACCGCGGGGCGACGACATACTTGAGCGGGTCGACGCCGATCATCTCCAGACTCGACAACTGCTCGGTGGTCTTCATCAGGCCGATTTCCGCAGTCAAGGCCGAACCCGCGCGACCAGCAAACAGCAGACCGGTCACTACCGGGCCGAGCTCGCGCAGCAGCGTCAGCGCCACCATCTGCCCCACCGCTTGCTCGGAACCATAGCTGACCAGAATGTTGTAGCCCTGCAGCGCCAGCACCATACCGATGAACAGCCCGGAAACGATAATGATCGGCAGTGACAGCACGCCCACCGCGAACAATTGGCGCAGCAACAGCTGCCAGCTCTTGCCGAAACGGGTGCGACCGAACAGGGCGAGAAAGAGGAATACGCCGGCACGCCCCAGCGCAGAAACAAGGTCGATCCCGGAACGCCCGAGCCGGGCCAGTCGATTGGCCGCGGCATTCATGGCTTGCTCCCCTTGCCGAGAAGATCCTGCACATAATCCTGTGCCGGGTAGTGGAATGCGACCGGACCGTCGGGCTCGCCCTGCATGAATTGTCGGATGCGGGGATTTTCCGAGTTCATCAGCTCGTCCGGCTCGCCCTGACCAAGGACCTGCCCGTCGCCCACGACATACAGGTAATCGGCAATGCTCGCGGTCTCGGCCAGGTCATGCGATACCACGATACTGGTCAGTCCCAGCGCATCGTTCAGCAAACGGATCAGCCGTACCAGCACACCCATGGAAATCGGATCCTGGCCGACGAACGGCTCGTCATACATCATCAGCTCCGGGTCCAGCGCAATCGCACGGGCGAGCGCCACCCGACGCTTCATGCCGCCGGAAAGCTCGTCAGGCATCAGTTTCCAGGCACCACGCAGCCCTACCGCCTGCAATTTGAGCATGACGATGTCACGAACCATGTCTTCCGGGAGAGAGGTATGCACACGTAGTGGGAAAGCGACGTTCTCGAACACATCCAGATCAGTGAACAAGGCACCGGACTGAAACAGCATGCCCATGTCCTGGCGCGCCTCGAATAGCTCTTCACGACCCAATCTGGGAATGTTCCGGCCGTTGACGAGTATCGAACCGCTGTCCGGTCGCAACTGCGCCCCGATCAGGCGCAATAGGGTAGTCTTGCCGCAGCCGGACGGCCCCATGATGCCCGTGACCTTCCCGCGAGGGATGCGGATGTCGACATTGTTGAAGATGGTTCGGCCCGAGCGGCTGAACGTCACCTTCTGCATATCGACGATGTAATCCGAGGAAGCGGCCATGTCTGGTTGATCCATCCCTTGCTACCGGCAATGGCCGGAAAAAATGACGCGCCAATATACCAGTTCGGCCAGCCGCACCCAAGCAGTGCAACATCTACTAACCGAACAGGGTTGGCAAAGCCGCATTTCCGTTGCTAAAGGTGAGATGAATCCGACAAGTCGTTATACTTAGCGGCTGATCCATGACCAGTAGCCGACCCATGCCCGAATTCGATTTCATTGCCTCGGCCCAGCGCACCATCAATCTCGAACGGGATGCGGTGCACACGCTGTTGACCCGCCTCGACGAACACTTTGAACGCGCCTGCGAAGTGCTGCTCGCTAGCAGCGGCCGCGTGGTCGTGACCGGCATGGGCAAGTCCGGTCATATCGGCCGCAAGATCGCGGCCACGCTGGCCAGCACCGGCACGCCGGCCTTTTTCGTTCACCCAGGCGAAGCCAGCCATGGCGACATGGGCATGATGACTCGCGACGATGTGGTTATCGCTCTGTCCAACTCGGGCAATACCGCCGAGGTGGTGACCTTGCTGCCTCTGATCAAGCGTTTGGGCATTCCGATGATCAGCATCACCGGCAACCCGGATTCGACCCTTGCTCGCGCCGCAGTGGCCAACCTCAATACCGCCGTGGACATCGAAGCCTGTCCGCTGAATCTGGCGCCCACCTCAAGTACCACCACTGCTCTGGTGATGGGTGACGCCCTGGCCATCGCGTTGCTTGAAGCGCGCGGCTTCAGTGCCGAGGATTTCGCTTTTTCCCATCCTGGCGGCACGTTGGGGCGACGCCTGCTGCTTCTGGTCGACGACATCATGCACGGCGGCGAACGCATGCCGCTGGTTGCGCCCGAAACCCCTCTGCGGGATGCCTTGCTGGAAATGACCCGTAAAGGGCTCGGCTTGACCGGCGTGGTCGACTCGGCTGGCCAGCTCAGTGGCATCTTCACCGACGGCGACTTGCGCCGCACGTTGGACAACGACGTCGACATGCGCAGCGCGACAATTGCCTCGGTGATGACGGCTCGCTGCAAGACGGTGCAGCAAGGCATCCTCGCTGCCGAAGCGCTGAAGGTGATGGAGGACCTGAAGATCAACGGGCTGTTCGTGGTCGATCAGGATGGCAAACCGGTAGGCGCACTCAACATGCATGACCTTCTGCGAGCGGGGGTGGTATGAGTCACGAACTGGATACATTGGTCGAGCGAGCCCGGCGGATTCGCCTGGCAAT
The nucleotide sequence above comes from Halopseudomonas xinjiangensis. Encoded proteins:
- a CDS encoding MlaC/ttg2D family ABC transporter substrate-binding protein; the protein is MRTLFRFAAVLMLSLPWLAHAAQTPQQVVEDTSRKVMDVLDANRETYRKDTEAFLQGLNQVLDPVVDFDGIARSVMTVRYSRSASEEQMQRFIETFKRSMVQFYGNALLEFDSGDIKVLPPNNRDQQGPDRASVNMEIRADNGNVYPVTYTMVNLDGQWKVRNVIVEGINIGLLFRDQFAQAMQANRNDLDAVIDNWGGVVAQSRETVEKKVAE
- a CDS encoding ATP-binding cassette domain-containing protein, encoding MAASSDYIVDMQKVTFSRSGRTIFNNVDIRIPRGKVTGIMGPSGCGKTTLLRLIGAQLRPDSGSILVNGRNIPRLGREELFEARQDMGMLFQSGALFTDLDVFENVAFPLRVHTSLPEDMVRDIVMLKLQAVGLRGAWKLMPDELSGGMKRRVALARAIALDPELMMYDEPFVGQDPISMGVLVRLIRLLNDALGLTSIVVSHDLAETASIADYLYVVGDGQVLGQGEPDELMNSENPRIRQFMQGEPDGPVAFHYPAQDYVQDLLGKGSKP
- the mlaD gene encoding outer membrane lipid asymmetry maintenance protein MlaD, producing the protein MRTRTLELTVGLFILIGVLALVVLALRVSGLSSTTSGDTYRVYAHFDNVAGLTPRAKVTMAGVTIGQVTSIQFDKNRYTGFVEMAISSDVDTLPADSTASIVTAGLLGEKYVGISVGGEDDLLADGDEIHDTQSALVLEELIGRFLLNTVSTDD
- a CDS encoding STAS domain-containing protein; the protein is MSVRLLADQADCLRLEGELDFSSAVTVRPELERRVAAAGPSVRLDFSGVTRVNSVGLSLILVAARVVEARQGSLTVSGMPAGLRSMAVVCGLDQWIESIAASGSAG
- the mlaE gene encoding lipid asymmetry maintenance ABC transporter permease subunit MlaE, with translation MNAAANRLARLGRSGIDLVSALGRAGVFLFLALFGRTRFGKSWQLLLRQLFAVGVLSLPIIIVSGLFIGMVLALQGYNILVSYGSEQAVGQMVALTLLRELGPVVTGLLFAGRAGSALTAEIGLMKTTEQLSSLEMIGVDPLKYVVAPRLWAGFISMPLLSLIFCVVGIWGGAMVAVDWLGVYSGSYWVNMQNAVQFGDDVLNGLIKALVFAFVITWIAVFQGYDCEPTSEGISRATTRTVVYASLAVLGLDFILTALMF
- a CDS encoding KpsF/GutQ family sugar-phosphate isomerase, whose amino-acid sequence is MPEFDFIASAQRTINLERDAVHTLLTRLDEHFERACEVLLASSGRVVVTGMGKSGHIGRKIAATLASTGTPAFFVHPGEASHGDMGMMTRDDVVIALSNSGNTAEVVTLLPLIKRLGIPMISITGNPDSTLARAAVANLNTAVDIEACPLNLAPTSSTTTALVMGDALAIALLEARGFSAEDFAFSHPGGTLGRRLLLLVDDIMHGGERMPLVAPETPLRDALLEMTRKGLGLTGVVDSAGQLSGIFTDGDLRRTLDNDVDMRSATIASVMTARCKTVQQGILAAEALKVMEDLKINGLFVVDQDGKPVGALNMHDLLRAGVV